A genome region from Vicia villosa cultivar HV-30 ecotype Madison, WI unplaced genomic scaffold, Vvil1.0 ctg.000011F_1_1, whole genome shotgun sequence includes the following:
- the LOC131621888 gene encoding PHD finger protein ALFIN-LIKE 3-like, producing MEGRGRSVEDIFEDFKSRRAGIIKALTVDVEDFYRQCDPEKENLCLYGLLNEKWEVNLPVEEVPPELPEPVLGINFARDGMQEKDWLSLVAVHSDTWLLSLAFYFGARFAFDRTDRKRLFNMINELPTIFEIVNGSTKKPVKEKSSVSNNSGGKSKSSSKVRAPETQSRLPKALQPKEEEEGLEENDDDEHGEAMCGACGDNDGTDEFWICCDICEKWFHGKCVKITPARAEHIKQYKCPSCSSNKRAR from the exons ATGGAAGGTCGAGGTCGTTCCGTGGAAGATATTTTCGAGGATTTCAAAAGCCGGAGAGCTGGAATCATCAAAGCGCTTACCGTTG ATGTTGAAGATTTCTACAGACAATGTGATCCTG AGAAGGAGAATTTGTGTTTATATGGATTACTTAATGAGAAGTGGGAAGTGAATTTACCTGTTGAGGAAGTTCCTCCAGAGCTTCCTGAGCCTGTGCTGGGTATCAACTTTGCTAGGGATGGCATGCAAGAGAAAGACTGGCTATCCTTAGTTGCTGTTCATAGTGACACATGGTTGCTTTCCCTTGCATTCTACTTTGGAGCTAGATTTGCGTTTGACAGAACTGACAG GAAGCGACTATTCAATATGATTAATGAACTACCAACAATATTTGAAATTGTTAATGGCTCAACAAAGAAACCAGTTAAAGAGAAGTCTTCAGTCTCAAACAACAGTGGTGGCAAATCTAAGTCCAGTTCTAAAGTG CGGGCTCCTGAAACTCAGAGCAGACTACCAAAGGCATTGCAACCAAAAGAAGAGGAGGAAGGACTGGaagagaatgatgatgatgaacatgGAGAAGCCATGTGTGGGGCTTGTGGTGATAACGATGGCACTGATGAGTTCTGGATTTGCTGCGACATTTGTGAGAAGTGGTTCCATGGCAAATGTGTGAAGATCACTCCTGCTCGGGCCGAGCATATCAAGCAATACAAGTGCCCATCATGCAGTAGTAACAAAAGAGCTCGCTAG
- the LOC131621889 gene encoding threonine synthase, chloroplastic-like — MASSTTTLFQSSPFSLNPKPKPYSLPKSKPSNFILKSQSQSQPQPLTHNNNNTPASPPAAVTPPPSSSKHRRPADENIRDEARRINVSQHLFSAKYVPFNADPSSTESYSLDEIVYRSQSGGLLDVQHDLDALKKFDGAYWRNLFDSRVGKTTWPYGSGVWSKKEWVLPEIDDDDIVSAFEGNSNLFWAERFGKQFLGMNDLWVKNCGTSHTGSFKDLGMTVLVSQVNRLRKMNRPVVGVGCASTGDTSAALSAYCASAGIPSIVFLPANRISIAQLVQPIANGAFVLSIDTDFDGCMQLIREVTAELPIYLANSLNSLRLEGQKTAAIEILQQFDWQVPDWVIVPGGNLGNIYAFYKGFHMCRELGLVDRIPRLVCAQAANANPLYLYFKSGWKEFKPVRAQTTFASAIQIGDPVSIDRAVHALKNCNGIVEEATEEELMDAMAQADSTGMFTCPHTGVALTALFKLRNSGVIKPTDRTVVVSTAHGLKFTQSKIDYHSKNIKDLACQFANPPMQVKADFGSVMDVLSKYLQSKAPKYH, encoded by the coding sequence ATGgcttcttcaacaacaacactGTTCCAATCTTCACCCTTCTCTCTCAACCCCAAACCCAAACCCTATTCTCTCCCCAAATCAAAACCCTCCAATTTCATCCTCAAATCCCAATCCCAATCTCAACCCCAACCCCTcactcacaacaacaacaacactccCGCCTCTCCCCCCGCCGCCGTCACTCCACCGCCCTCTTCCTCCAAACACCGCCGCCCCGCCGACGAAAACATCCGCGACGAAGCCCGTCGCATAAACGTCTCCCAACATCTCTTCTCCGCAAAATACGTCCCGTTCAACGCCGATCCCTCTTCCACTGAATCCTACTCCCTTGACGAGATCGTTTACCGATCCCAATCCGGCGGCCTCCTCGACGTCCAGCACGATCTCGACGCGCTCAAGAAATTCGATGGCGCTTACTGGCGTAACCTCTTCGATTCACGTGTCGGTAAAACTACATGGCCTTATGGTTCTGGTGTATGGAGCAAGAAGGAATGGGTTCTTCCTGAGATCGATGATGATGACATCGTTAGCGCTTTTGAAGGTAATTCGAATCTTTTCTGGGCTGAGCGTTTTGGCAAACAGTTTCTAGGCATGAATGATTTGTGGGTTAAGAATTGCGGGACTAGTCATACTGGTAGTTTCAAGGATTTGGGTATGACTGTGCTTGTTAGCCAGGTTAACCGTCTCAGGAAAATGAACCGTCCCGTTGTTGGTGTTGGCTGTGCTTCGACCGGTGATACTTCGGCTGCTTTGTCTGCTTATTGTGCGTCTGCTGGGATTCCTTCCATTGTTTTCCTGCCTGCTAATAGGATTTCGATTGCGCAATTGGTTCAGCCAATTGCGAATGGTGCTTTTGTTCTTAGTATTGATACTGATTTTGATGGGTGTATGCAGTTGATTCGTGAAGTGACTGCTGAGTTGCCGATTTATTTGGCGAATTCTCTGAACAGTTTGAGGCTTGAAGGACAGAAAACTGCTGCGATTGAGATTTTGCAGCAGTTTGATTGGCAGGTGCCTGATTGGGTTATTGTACCTGGTGGGAACCTTGGGAATATTTATGCTTTTTATAAAGGGTTTCATATGTGTAGAGAGTTGGGTCTTGTGGATAGGATTCCGAGACTTGTTTGTGCTCAAGCTGCGAATGCGAATCCTTTGTATTTGTATTTTAAGTCAGGTTGGAAAGAGTTTAAGCCGGTTAGGGCACAGACTACTTTTGCGTCTGCTATTCAGATTGGTGATCCTGTTAGTATTGATAGAGCTGTTCATGCTTtgaagaactgtaatggtattgttGAGGAAGCTACTGAGGAAGAATTGATGGATGCTATGGCTCAGGCTGATTCGACTGGGATGTTTACTTGTCCTCACACTGGTGTTGCTTTGACTGCTTTGTTTAAACTCAGGAATAGTGGTGTTATTAAGCCTACTGATAGGACTGTTGTGGTGAGTACTGCACATGGGTTGAAGTTTACTCAGTCCAAAATTGATTACCATTCGAAGAATATCAAGGACTTGGCTTGCCAGTTTGCCAATCCTCCAATGCAGGTCAAGGCTGATTTTGGGTCTGTTATGGATGTTTTGTCCAAATATTTGCAGAGCAAGGCACCCAAGTATCATTAG
- the LOC131621891 gene encoding uncharacterized protein LOC131621891: MEEEEDISSPFWLQNSSTNRRRLRRSYSIFVSSGTVVIILLVITLAFILVIVPTLHSFISHIFKPNSVKKSWDSLNLLLVLFAIFCGFLSKNNNNSESPRSYEDQTFSNTNTRQEYEKPNSETETQPPPWYEYSEDRTPYNRLRSFNSYPDLRQESWWVTGDGRWRFSDDTRVNGYNRGLDLNLKEEKEETGIKSVELNTSLKGKNKKKQTLETQVNTSLKGKNKKKQTLETHQSDTIEKMKNKNVAERKNKKASATKDEKTNQSLKGKKKQQHKHKSVENFQSLLNSEPPTTMPSSSSFDDLFYSKKNKQKKHKSVSPSQHHVSSTIVSKIKDEDFSVTIGNESPLTSIPPPPPPPPPFKMPAWKFKVQGDFVRIDSISSTSSGLADIEDDEVLELAEPGINLLVYPNTNPDVDNKAGSFIESFRAGLREEKMNFMKNQGIGDSNLYNNPTITKTDNKRRN; this comes from the coding sequence ATGGAGGAAGAGGAAGACATTTCTTCGCCCTTCTGGTTGCAAAACAGCAGCACCAACCGCCGCCGTCTCCGCCGCTCATACTCTATATTCGTCAGCTCCGGCACGGTTGTTATAATCCTTCTAGTAATTACACTTGCATTCATCTTAGTCATAGTTCCTACATTGCATTCTTTCATTTCCCACATTTTCAAACCAAATTCTGTGAAAAAGAGTTGGGATTCTCTCAACCTTTTGCTTGTTCTCTTTGCCATCTTTTGTGGCTTCCTTAGCAAAAATAATAACAACAGCGAAAGTCCGCGTTCCTATGAAGATCAAACCTTTTCAAACACAAACACACGACAAGAGTACGAGAAACCAAACTCAGAAACAGAAACACAACCACCTCCTTGGTATGAGTACTCAGAAGATAGAACTCCATATAACAGGTTGAGGAGTTTCAACTCCTACCCTGATCTCAGGCAAGAGTCTTGGTGGGTCACTGGAGATGGACGATGGCGATTTAGCGATGATACTCGGGTTAATGGTTATAACCGTGGATTGGACTTAAacttgaaagaagaaaaagaagaaacagGCATCAAGAGTGTTGAATTGAATACATCTTTGAAAGGAAAGAACAAGAAGAAGCAAACATTAGAAACACAAGTGAACACATCTTTGAAAGGAAAGAACAAGAAGAAGCAAACATTAGAAACACATCAATCTGATACGATTgagaaaatgaaaaataagaatgttgCAGAAAGAAAGAATAAAAAGGCAAGTGCAACAAAGGATGAGAAAACGAATCAATCTTTGAAAGGAAAGAAGAAGCAGCAGCATAAGCATAAAAGCGTTGAAAATTTTCAAAGCCTTCTGAATTCTGAACCTCCTACTACTAtgccttcttcttcatcttttgaTGATTTGTTCTATTCCAAGAAAAACAAACAGAAGAAACACAAGTCTGTTTCACCATCACAACATCATGTTTCATCCACGATTGTGTCAAAAATAAAAGATGAGGATTTTTCTGTGACTATCGGTAATGAGTCGCCTTTGACCTCAATACCTCCACCACCTCCTCCTCCACCACCATTCAAGATGCCGGCCTGGAAGTTTAAGGTACAGGGCGACTTTGTTAGAATAGATAGTATTAGTAGTACAAGTAGTGGTTTGGCAGATATAGAAGATGATGAAGTATTGGAGTTAGCAGAACCTGGAATTAATCTATTGGTGTATCCCAATACCAACCCAGATGTTGATAACAAAGCTGGTAGTTTTATTGAAAGCTTCAGGGCTGGTTTAAGGGAGGAGAAAATGAATTTCATGAAGAATCAAGGGATAGGGGATTCCAATCTCTATAATAACCCCACCATCACCAAAACCGATaacaaaagaagaaattaa
- the LOC131621815 gene encoding uncharacterized protein LOC131621815, with the protein MRRFLNDKGKVVERFISLHHVKYTTSEALKDALYGILDHQTLSISRIRGQGYDSASNMRGEFNGLQRKILDENPYAFYVHCYAHCLKLVVMFIASSCSSIHDFFEYISLIVTTTSASCKRKDALKEAQHQDILNRLASGEISQGNGLHQSSSLARPGDIRWGSHYTTLIRLDQMWSSVLEVLSIVDEDGRGLSQAAGLIEKMESFKFAFILKLMLKLVGITNELSKILQTNERCAGLLLMYSPQELFFQV; encoded by the exons ATGAGGAG gTTCTTGAACGACAAAGGGAAAGTTGTGGAACGATTTATTTCTCTACATCATGTCAAATATACTACATCAGAGGCACTAAAGGATGCTCTTTATGGTATTCTCGATCATCAGACGTTATCTATTTCAAGGATACGAGGGCAAGGATATGATAGTGCTTCAAATATGAGAGGTGAGTTTAATGGTTTACAAAGAAAGATTCTAGATGAAAACCCTTATGCTTTCTATGTCCATTGTTATGCTCACTGTTTGAAATTGGTGGTTATGTTCATTGCTAGTAGTTGCTCGTCTATTCATGATTTCTTTGAGTACATCTCCTTGATTGTAACCACAACAAGTGCATCTTGCAAGAGAAAGGATGCTTTGAAGGAGGCACAACACCAAGATATTTTGAATAGACTTGCGAGTGGTGAGATATCTCAAGGAAATGGCTTGCACCAATCATCTAGTCTCGCTAGACCCGGGGATATTAGATGGGGTTCACATTATACTACCTTGATTCGTTTGGATCAGATGTGGTCCTCCGTGTTAGAggtgcttagtattgttgatgaagatggacgtGGACTATCTCAAGCGGCGGGTTTGAtagaaaaaatggagagctttaaaTTTGCTTTCATTTTGAAGCTTATGTTAAAGTTGGTTGGTATCACAAATGAACTTTcaaaaatcttgcaaacaaaTGAACGTTGTGCTGGATTGCTTCTCATGTATTCACCCCAAGAACTCtttttccaagtttga
- the LOC131621764 gene encoding U-box domain-containing protein 34-like: MSSSSEEEGSSSTLVAIDIDKNSKHAVKWAVDHLLEKSSSCTLIHVKTKSCNRNEFESVPKQGRAPTEEELHQLFLPFRGFCARKGIVAKELVLQDSDVSSALYDYIIDHSIVDVVLGAPRWNNALIRKFKDVDVPTSLIKSLPVSCTVHIISKGKVQNVQATVPIHTMTISSPKPSYLSKDLHRTSFEPRLGRRLSNDGGTFGQNMDARLGSRCLSQRDTYSSKMSISDENQDNGTERETNRLKQDQKYTKKGRSASVGRAVGSSKQKVITNIKQEGVGENEERIGTSNENVDNSYMFKTYSIEEIEIGTNYFDPDGKIGEGGYGPVFKGVLDNTDVAVKALRPDITQGEKQFHQEVLVLGSIRHPNIVVLLGACPEFGCLVYEYLENGSLEDRLYQKDNTPPIPWRTRFKIAAEIATGLLFLHQTKPEPVVHRDLKPANILLDRNYISKITDVGLARLVPPSIANKTTQYHKTAAAGTFCYIDPEYQQTGLLGVKSDIYSLGVMFLQIITGKPPIGVARLVEEAIENDNLAAVLDPNVADWPVEEALSFAKMALKCCEMRKRDRPALATVILPELIRLRDL, encoded by the exons ATGTCATCTTCAAGCGAAGAAGAAGGTTCCTCCTCCACCTTGGTCGCCATTGATATTGACAAGAACAGCAAGCACGCTGTAAAGTGGGCTGTTGATCATCTCTTGGAGAAGAGCTCTTCATGCACACTCATTCACGTTAAAACCAAATCCTGCAATCGCA ATGAATTTGAATCTGTACCTAAACAAGGCCGCGCGCCAACGGAGGAAGAATTGCATCAGCTTTTTCTTCCTTTTCGAGGATTTTGTGCTCGAAAAGGA ATTGTAGCAAAGGAATTGGTGTTGCAAGACTCGGATGTTTCGAGTGCACTTTACGATTACATTATTGATCACTCGATTGTAGACGTTGTTCTCGGTGCTCCTCGCTGGAATAATGCTCTTATAAG GAAATTTAAAGATGTAGATGTGCCAACAAGCTTAATAAAATCTCTGCCAGTGTCTTGCACAGTTCATATTATATCAAAAGGAAAAGTGCAGAATGTTCAAGCAACAGTTCCTATTCACACCATGACAATTTCTAGTCCTAAGCCAAGTTATTTGTCCAAAGATTTGCATAG AACATCGTTCGAGCCTAGACTCGGGCGACGCTTAAGTAACGACGGTGGAACCTTTGGTCAAAACATGGATGCAAGACTAGGATCAAGATGTTTGTCTCAAAGAGATACTTATTCATCAAAAATGTCAATATCAGATGAAAACCAAGAT AATGGCACGGAGAGAGAAACAAATAGACTCAAACAAGATCAAAAGTATACAAAGAAGGGTAGGTCTGCGTCGGTTGGTAGAGCAGTCGGTTCTTCGAAACAGAAGGTAATTACTAACAT AAAACAAGAAGGAGTAGGAGAAAATGAAGAGAGGATAGGAACATCAAATGAAAATGTAGACAACAGTTATATGTTCAAAACGtatagtattgaagaaattgaAATTGGAACAAATTACTTTGATCCTGATGGCAAAATTGGTGAAGGTGGATATGGACCTGTTTTCAAAGGAGTACTTGATAACACTGATGTTGCAGTTAAGGCCTTAAGACCAGACATAACTCAAGGGGAGAAGCAATTTCATCAAGAG GTCCTTGTTTTAGGCTCTATAAGACATCCCAACATTGTAGTACTTTTAGGCGCGTGTCCGGAATTCGGGTGCCTCGTATACGAGTACCTAGAGAACGGAAGCTTAGAAGATCGCCTTTATCAAAAGGACAACACGCCTCCGATCCCATGGAGGACTAGATTCAAAATAGCAGCAGAGATTGCAACAGGCCTTCTTTTCCTTCACCAAACAAAACCAGAACCTGTCGTGCATCGCGATCTCAAGCCAGCAAACATTCTCCTAGACAGAAACTACATAAGCAAGATCACCGATGTTGGTTTGGCGAGACTAGTCCCTCCTTCTATCGCCAACAAAACAACTCAATATCATAAGACAGCTGCGGCGGGAACATTTTGCTATATTGATCCGGAGTATCAACAAACGGGACTATTAGGCGTAAAGTCAGACATATATTCATTAGGAGTGATGTTCCTACAGATCATTACTGGAAAGCCTCCTATCGGCGTGGCTCGTCTGGTTGAAGAGGCCATTGAGAACGATAATCTTGCAGCGGTTTTAGACCCGAATGTGGCCGATTGGCCGGTCGAAGAGGCTTTATCATTTGCTAAAATGGCATTGAAGTGTTGTGAGATGAGAAAAAGGGATAGACCAGCTCTTGCTACTGTGATTTTGCCAGAGCTTATTAGACTAAGAGATCTATAA